In Nitrosophilus labii, the following proteins share a genomic window:
- a CDS encoding M20/M25/M40 family metallo-hydrolase, with translation MQILDIFKKITSIPHCSKDTKKLQEFIVNFAKNYDFVVEIDSAGNILCYKNRRKVCLQSHYDMVCVGKAPDIEVFEKDGYLRAKDSSLGADNGIGVALMLYFISKDIEAEYLFTNDEEIGLIGANELELELKAKYMLNLDSEEIGSIFIGCAGGVDIFASKRSENEKISKKGVYEIKTIPFPGGHSGVDIDKDIPNAIKVLASYLSDIDDYQLILFEGGERINSISSFATALIALDKYPPKNDFITIKSKDSKQQFAIKDGEKVVKFLSGFAHGVRECDFDLKIPKTSINLAIVKLNIKEIDISLSARSMDNEKLTKIEKETKDLLESLDFIVESKGKYPAWKPKIGGFSKKVFDIYKKHFKNVIFKAIHAGLESAILSKKFPHLEIVSIGPNIQNPHSIHERVEINSIEVFVKIVEEILDEIS, from the coding sequence ATGCAAATTTTGGATATATTTAAAAAGATTACTTCGATTCCTCACTGCTCAAAAGATACAAAAAAACTACAAGAATTTATAGTTAATTTTGCAAAAAATTACGATTTTGTAGTTGAAATCGATAGTGCCGGGAATATTCTCTGTTACAAAAACAGAAGAAAAGTTTGCCTGCAATCGCACTATGATATGGTGTGTGTTGGAAAAGCACCAGATATAGAAGTTTTTGAAAAAGATGGCTATTTGAGGGCAAAGGACTCTTCGCTTGGTGCAGATAACGGTATAGGTGTAGCTTTAATGCTCTATTTTATAAGTAAGGATATAGAAGCCGAGTATCTTTTTACAAATGATGAGGAGATTGGACTCATTGGCGCAAACGAACTAGAGTTAGAGTTAAAAGCAAAATATATGTTAAATCTAGATAGTGAAGAGATAGGCTCAATATTTATAGGCTGTGCTGGCGGAGTAGATATATTTGCTTCAAAGAGAAGTGAAAACGAAAAGATAAGTAAAAAAGGAGTTTATGAGATAAAAACTATCCCTTTTCCAGGAGGACACTCCGGAGTAGATATAGATAAAGATATACCCAATGCTATAAAAGTTCTAGCAAGTTATTTATCAGATATTGATGATTATCAATTGATACTATTTGAAGGAGGAGAGAGGATAAACTCAATTTCATCATTTGCAACTGCATTGATAGCTTTAGACAAATATCCTCCTAAAAATGATTTTATAACAATAAAGAGTAAAGATTCAAAACAACAATTTGCAATAAAAGATGGAGAAAAAGTTGTAAAATTTTTATCCGGTTTTGCGCATGGTGTTAGAGAGTGCGATTTTGATCTTAAAATTCCAAAAACCAGCATAAACCTTGCAATTGTGAAATTAAACATTAAAGAGATAGATATATCATTATCGGCAAGGAGTATGGATAACGAAAAACTAACAAAGATTGAAAAGGAGACAAAAGATCTGTTAGAATCACTAGATTTCATTGTAGAAAGCAAAGGAAAATATCCTGCTTGGAAGCCTAAAATTGGCGGTTTTTCGAAAAAAGTTTTTGATATATACAAAAAACATTTTAAAAATGTTATATTTAAAGCCATCCATGCAGGTTTAGAGAGCGCTATTTTATCTAAAAAGTTTCCACATTTAGAGATTGTATCTATTGGTCCAAATATCCAAAATCCTCATTCTATACATGAAAGAGTTGAGATAAATTCTATAGAGGTTTTTGTAAAAATTGTAGAAGAGATATTAGATGAGATTTCTTAA
- a CDS encoding host attachment protein yields MKVGDIVIVSNLGEMKVYKANPRDLEAEAGLKPQNIKLDLINSIDYVESHWRIQDIVTDNAGRFKADSGRMGADTGEKHELEKKMEEDVIKAIAEDIVKIVEENNPPKYFLALPQSIFKRVWSYIQSLSSKYPEATQKLFRYIEEDLTKTDKNRLPDIFKEKGKHF; encoded by the coding sequence ATGAAAGTAGGAGATATCGTAATAGTATCTAATTTAGGAGAAATGAAAGTTTACAAAGCAAATCCGAGAGATTTAGAGGCAGAAGCTGGTTTAAAACCACAAAATATAAAACTAGATCTTATCAACTCTATCGATTATGTGGAGTCTCACTGGAGGATTCAAGATATTGTAACAGATAATGCAGGGAGATTTAAAGCTGATTCTGGTAGAATGGGAGCAGACACAGGAGAAAAACATGAGCTTGAAAAGAAGATGGAAGAGGATGTAATCAAAGCTATTGCTGAAGATATCGTAAAAATAGTTGAAGAGAACAATCCTCCTAAATATTTTTTAGCACTACCTCAGAGTATTTTTAAAAGGGTATGGAGTTATATACAATCTTTAAGTTCCAAATACCCTGAAGCAACCCAAAAACTTTTTAGATATATAGAAGAAGATTTGACAAAAACGGATAAAAATAGACTTCCTGATATTTTTAAAGAAAAAGGGAAACATTTTTAG
- the galU gene encoding UTP--glucose-1-phosphate uridylyltransferase GalU: MIKKCLFPAAGYGTRFLPATKAIPKEMLPIVNKPLIQYGVEEAIEAGIDTMAIITGRGKRAIEDHFDISYELEHQIKGTSKEYLLEEIRSLINSCTFTYTRQKEMKGLGHAVLTGEVLIGNEPFAVILADDLCEGENEGVLKQMIELYKKYRCSIVAVMEVEKEHIHKYGVVETKNLEDDVYIVSNMIEKPKSEEAPSNLAVIGRYILTPDIFEILKETKPGAGGEIQLTDALKTQAQNSMVLAYKFKGKRFDCGSVEGFVEATNYFYNKFLGNN; encoded by the coding sequence ATGATTAAAAAGTGTCTTTTCCCAGCAGCCGGATACGGTACCAGGTTTTTACCGGCAACCAAAGCGATACCTAAAGAGATGTTGCCTATAGTCAATAAGCCTCTTATCCAATATGGAGTAGAAGAAGCTATAGAAGCAGGAATTGACACTATGGCTATCATAACCGGAAGAGGCAAAAGGGCTATAGAAGATCATTTCGATATAAGCTATGAGCTTGAACACCAGATAAAAGGTACATCAAAAGAGTATCTTTTAGAGGAGATACGCTCTCTTATAAACAGTTGTACTTTTACCTATACCAGACAAAAAGAGATGAAAGGTTTAGGGCATGCGGTGCTAACGGGGGAAGTTCTTATAGGAAATGAGCCTTTTGCCGTTATTTTGGCAGATGATCTTTGCGAAGGGGAAAATGAAGGTGTGTTAAAACAGATGATAGAGCTTTATAAAAAATATAGATGTTCTATAGTTGCGGTTATGGAAGTGGAAAAAGAGCATATACACAAATATGGAGTCGTTGAAACAAAAAACTTAGAAGATGATGTGTATATAGTATCAAACATGATAGAAAAACCTAAATCTGAAGAAGCCCCAAGTAATTTAGCAGTTATCGGTAGATATATATTAACTCCTGATATATTTGAGATTTTAAAAGAGACAAAACCTGGAGCTGGAGGAGAGATTCAGTTAACGGACGCTTTAAAAACTCAGGCTCAAAACTCAATGGTTTTGGCTTATAAGTTTAAAGGAAAAAGGTTTGATTGTGGAAGTGTGGAAGGTTTTGTTGAAGCAACAAACTATTTTTACAACAAATTTTTAGGAAATAACTGA
- a CDS encoding TonB-dependent receptor plug domain-containing protein: MIAKGFKKRYFSLAAIAATVSMVSLNAKAATVATIEKVVVSASKTLQEESDVSDDVTVITSEEIEEKGYRTLKEALGEVSGVAFTSNGGFGQTTGVYLRGLDPKRTVVLIDGVRFNDPSNLNGAAFELINLNNVERIEIIKGPQSGIWGADAIAGVINIVTKKATKEQKAVFNMKVEGGSFDTKIFSIFFAKKSENFDISLGFDRFDTKGFSVAEPGQDSTLYGQRGDELDWEDDGYQNSTLNIKLGYDITQNDRLEASFTSIEANVHYDTGAGIDGNDIETTLWGTTAYNYNDIRDKLYNIKYLKNLQKHQIEANFKYSKFKRSQYGGYSGSVKEYEIKDRFDYNKNSFLQAGVGYQRFYQGLSAGTDLNEDYHNRYFYVTNYNKFLGGKTIFSQTLRSDNYDSFDDKITYKLGVKQYIFKDYYLSANYGSGYQVPLIFQLNYNATQNLNPEKSVGYDISLGNDILKITYFKTKVKDLIQWIDPDNNWLTPNDYYYNMIGETIFKGVEAKISKDMLENLFSNISYTRFITKDSEGQSLANRPNWKLGYEVLWYPTDKHSVSLDGYYVGERYDFNGYQTGKYNVTNITLRHNFAPHFTGVVKIVNIFDRFYQEINGYGTPGRSFYVGIEGSF, from the coding sequence GTGATAGCAAAAGGGTTTAAAAAAAGATACTTCTCTTTAGCGGCTATTGCTGCAACTGTTTCAATGGTATCTTTAAATGCTAAAGCTGCTACAGTCGCTACTATTGAAAAGGTTGTGGTAAGCGCTAGTAAAACTTTGCAAGAAGAGAGCGATGTTAGTGACGATGTTACGGTAATTACTTCAGAAGAGATTGAAGAGAAAGGTTATAGAACGCTAAAGGAAGCACTTGGCGAAGTAAGCGGTGTAGCTTTTACTTCAAACGGCGGTTTTGGCCAGACGACGGGGGTTTATCTAAGAGGACTTGATCCTAAAAGAACGGTAGTCTTGATTGATGGAGTGAGATTTAACGATCCTTCAAATCTTAACGGTGCTGCTTTTGAACTTATTAATCTTAACAATGTAGAGAGAATTGAGATCATAAAAGGGCCTCAAAGCGGGATATGGGGAGCCGACGCTATAGCTGGCGTTATAAATATCGTAACAAAAAAAGCTACAAAAGAGCAAAAAGCCGTCTTTAATATGAAAGTAGAAGGCGGAAGTTTTGATACTAAGATTTTTTCAATATTCTTTGCAAAAAAAAGCGAAAACTTTGATATCTCTTTGGGATTTGACAGATTTGATACCAAAGGTTTTTCTGTTGCTGAGCCAGGACAGGACTCGACTTTATATGGTCAAAGAGGAGACGAACTTGATTGGGAAGATGATGGGTATCAAAATAGTACGTTAAACATTAAACTAGGCTATGATATCACTCAAAATGATCGCCTAGAAGCCTCTTTTACTTCCATAGAAGCAAATGTTCATTATGATACAGGTGCCGGGATTGACGGTAATGATATAGAAACAACACTATGGGGAACTACTGCATATAACTATAATGATATAAGAGATAAACTTTACAATATCAAATATTTAAAAAATCTTCAAAAACACCAAATAGAGGCAAATTTCAAATATTCAAAATTTAAAAGAAGTCAGTATGGAGGATATAGCGGCAGTGTAAAAGAGTATGAGATAAAAGATAGATTTGATTACAATAAAAACTCGTTTTTGCAAGCTGGAGTAGGATATCAGAGATTTTATCAGGGGCTTTCCGCAGGAACAGATTTAAACGAGGATTATCACAATAGATACTTCTATGTGACGAACTACAATAAGTTTTTAGGTGGAAAAACGATATTTTCGCAAACTTTAAGAAGCGACAATTATGACAGTTTTGATGATAAAATCACTTACAAACTTGGAGTTAAACAGTATATTTTTAAGGATTATTATTTAAGTGCTAATTACGGAAGTGGATATCAGGTTCCATTAATCTTTCAACTAAATTATAATGCAACGCAAAATCTAAATCCGGAGAAATCTGTAGGATACGATATATCTTTGGGAAACGATATTTTGAAAATTACATATTTTAAAACAAAAGTAAAAGATCTTATACAGTGGATTGACCCAGATAACAATTGGCTAACTCCAAACGATTACTATTACAATATGATAGGAGAGACGATTTTTAAAGGTGTGGAAGCTAAAATTTCTAAAGATATGTTAGAAAATCTTTTTTCTAACATAAGTTATACGAGATTTATAACAAAAGATTCAGAGGGTCAATCTTTAGCTAACAGGCCAAACTGGAAACTCGGCTATGAAGTTTTGTGGTATCCAACTGATAAACATAGTGTTAGCTTAGATGGTTATTACGTTGGTGAAAGATATGATTTTAACGGGTATCAAACCGGAAAATATAACGTAACAAATATAACTCTTAGACACAATTTCGCGCCGCATTTTACAGGTGTAGTAAAGATTGTGAATATTTTTGATAGATTTTATCAAGAGATTAATGGTTACGGCACGCCTGGTAGAAGCTTTTATGTAGGAATAGAGGGAAGTTTTTAA
- a CDS encoding cob(I)yrinic acid a,c-diamide adenosyltransferase, producing the protein MVVWVFVLKHGDEIIIKILEIVMIQIYTGDSKGKTTAAMGLALRAIGAGKKVFIFEFMKSWKSYEIEILKNLGVNVDREWNGEFIIKEPSKEQIFMVRDQYKKVFEVYKRNFDLLILDEIVVTLHFGLLKEDDILKLMSKKPKEFELVLTGRGATQKMIQKADLVTEMKKIKHYFDRGIKAREGIEF; encoded by the coding sequence ATGGTTGTTTGGGTTTTTGTATTAAAGCATGGAGATGAAATCATCATAAAGATTTTGGAGATAGTAATGATCCAAATCTACACGGGAGATAGTAAAGGTAAAACAACGGCGGCTATGGGTCTAGCGCTAAGGGCCATAGGGGCAGGTAAAAAGGTTTTTATATTTGAGTTTATGAAGTCTTGGAAATCATATGAAATTGAAATACTAAAAAATCTCGGTGTTAATGTTGATAGAGAGTGGAACGGAGAGTTTATAATAAAAGAACCATCAAAAGAGCAGATATTTATGGTAAGAGATCAGTATAAAAAGGTTTTTGAAGTTTATAAAAGAAATTTTGATCTTTTGATACTCGATGAGATAGTTGTAACTTTACATTTTGGACTTTTAAAAGAGGATGATATATTAAAACTTATGAGTAAAAAACCGAAAGAGTTTGAACTTGTTTTAACGGGAAGAGGGGCTACTCAAAAGATGATACAAAAGGCCGACTTAGTAACTGAAATGAAAAAGATTAAACACTATTTTGACAGGGGAATTAAAGCAAGAGAAGGGATAGAGTTTTAG